The following are from one region of the Periophthalmus magnuspinnatus isolate fPerMag1 chromosome 5, fPerMag1.2.pri, whole genome shotgun sequence genome:
- the tomm34 gene encoding mitochondrial import receptor subunit TOM34 translates to MAPKSKSQSWSALKQSGNECFKTGQYGEAINFYNQAIKELEKAAQKNPEDLGILYSNRAASYLKDGNCSECVKDCTKSLELYPFNVKSLLRRAAAYEGLERYKLAYVDYKTALQIDCNIAAAHDGTNRMTKALTEADGPSWREKLPPIPTVPLSVREKLNQQPASPQQNNNRTNDSGPSEKDKKKAQILKEEGNALVKKGEHRKAIDKYSQSIQLYPNEVTTYTNRALCYLSVKQHREAVTDCDKALSMDSSNIKALYRRAQAHRELQNLKSCIDDLNSLLKIEPKNAAALKLLQEVQKKKK, encoded by the exons ATGGCTCCTAAAAGTAAGTCGCAGTCGTGGTCAGCTCTGAAGCAGTCTGGAAACGAGTGCTTTAAGACGGGACAGTACGGAGAGGCCATCAACTTCTACAACCAGGCCATCAAAGAGCTCGAGAAAGCTG CTCAGAAAAACCCAGAGGATTTGGGGATTCTGTATTCAAACCGTGCAGCCAGTTATCTAAAAGATGGTAACTGCTCAGAATGTGTTAAGGACTGTACCAA GTCTCTGGAGCTGTACCCGTTTAACGTGAAATCTCTGCTACGTCGGGCTGCAGCCTATGAGGGTCTGGAGAGGTACAAACTGGCCTATGTGGACTACAAGACTGCCCTGCAGATCGACTGTAACATCGCAGCAGCTCACGATGGCACCAACAG GATGACCAAAGCCCTGACAGAAGCAGACGGGCCTTCATGGAGAGAGAAGCTGCCTCCTATCCCCACTGTGCCTTTGTCTGTGAGGGAGaaattgaaccagcaacctgcCTCTCCACAGCAGAACAATAACAGGACCAACgactctg GTCCCAGTGAGAAAGACAAGAAGAAGGCTCAGATTCTGAAGGAGGAGGGCAACGCTCTGGTGAAGAAGGGAGAGCACAGAAAGGCCATCGACAAGTACAGCCAGAGCATCCAGCTTTACCCCAATGAAGTCACCACATATACCAACAG AGCCCTGTGTTACCTGTCAGTAAAGCAGCACAGAGAGGCAGTGACAGACTGTGACAAGGCCTTAAGCATGGACTCCTCCAATATCAAGGCCCTGTACAGAAGGGCCCAGGCACACAGGGAGCTACAG AATCTCAAATCCTGTATCGATGACCTCAACAGTCTGCTGAAAATCGAACCCAAAAACGCGGCCGCACTCAAGCTACTCCAGGAagtgcagaagaagaagaagtga
- the ywhaba gene encoding 14-3-3 protein beta/alpha-A: MDKSDLVQKAKLAEQAERYDDMAAAMKAVTEQNSELSNEERNLLSVAYKNVVGARRSSWRVISSIEGKADSGNEKKKQMARDYRIKIEKELDDICKDVLELLDAYLIKNATAAESKVFYLKMKGDYYRYLSEVASGDNKKETVENSQKAYQEAFDISKKDMQPTHPIRLGLALNFSVFYYEILNSPEQACTLAKQAFDEAIAELDTLNEDSYKDSTLIMQLLRDNLTLWTSENQPDETEAADADN; this comes from the exons ATGGATAAGAGCGACCTGGTTCAGAAGGCCAAGCTGGCGGAGCAGGCCGAGCGTTACGACGACATGGCGGCGGCGATGAAGGCCGTGACCGAACAGAACAGCGAGTTGAGCAATGAGGAGCGCAACCTGCTGTCTGTCGCCTACAAGAACGTG GTTGGCGCGCGCCGCTCGTCCTGGCGTGTCATCTCCAGTATCGAGGGGAAGGCCGACTCCGGGAacgagaagaagaagcagatggCCCGTGACTACCGCATCAAGATCGAGAAGGAGCTTGATGATATCTGCAAGGATGTGCTG GAGCTGCTGGACgcttacctcatcaaaaatgccACTGCTGCCGAGAGCAAGGTGTTCTACCTCAAAATGAAGGGTGACTACTACAGATACCTGTCCGAGGTGGCGTCAGGGGACAACAAGAAAG AAACGGTGGAGAACTCACAGAAGGCCTACCAGGAAGCGTTTGACATCAGTAAGAAGGACATGCAGCCCACACACCCCATCCGTCTCGGCCTGGCCCTCAACTTCTCCGTCTTCTACTACGAAATCCTCAACTCCCCGGAGCAGGCCTGCACTCTGGCCAAGCAG GCTTTCGACGAGGCCATCGCGGAGCTCGACACCTTGAACGAGGACTCGTACAAAGACAGCACGCTGATCATGCAGCTACTAAGGGACAACCTCACT CTGTGGACATCAGAAAACCAGCCAGACGAGACCGAGGCCGCCGACGCCGATAACTAG